One window of Oreochromis niloticus isolate F11D_XX linkage group LG23, O_niloticus_UMD_NMBU, whole genome shotgun sequence genomic DNA carries:
- the gbx2 gene encoding homeobox protein GBX-2, translating into MSAAFSPSFMVMQRPLGSTTAFSIDSLIGGPPQPSPGHFVYTGYPMFMPYRSVVLQPPPPPPPGLQQALPTGHHPHPQIPSLQSGFCSSLTQGLTQGMALTSTLMASLPGGFSPSQQHQEAARKFGSQALHAVFDKAQELRLDAEDGKSFLQGKESAALPAFHDTDTPVQASTVRAHSKEDSKEEECGRKDESFSMDSDLDYSSDDNLTSMCHKEDGDGGGGGLDEGGGAGGGGGGKNRRRRTAFTSEQLLELEKEFHCKKYLSLTERSQIAHALKLSEVQVKIWFQNRRAKWKRVKAGNVNNKSGEPSRNPKIVVPIPVHVSRFAIRSQHQQMEQARP; encoded by the exons ATGAGCGCAGCGTTCAGTCCGTCCTTCATGGTGATGCAGCGGCCACTCGGAAGCACCACCGCCTTCAGCATCGACTCTCTGATCGGGGGGCCTCCTCAGCCCAGCCCGGGACACTTCGTCTACACCGGGTACCCGATGTTCATGCCATACCGGTCGGTGGTGCTCCAGCCGCCCCCACCGCCACCCCCGGGCCTCCAACAGGCGCTCCCCACCGGACATCACCCGCACCCCCAGATCCCGAGCCTGCAGAGCGGCTTCTGTTCCAGCCTGACGCAGGGCCTGACGCAGGGCATGGCGCTCACCTCCACCCTCATGGCCTCGCTCCCCGGCGGCTTCTCCCCATCCCAGCAGCACCAGGAGGCAGCCAGGAAGTTCGGATCTCAGGCACTGCATGCGGTCTTCGACAAAGCTCAGGAGCTGCGGCTGGACGCGGAGGACGGAAAGAGCTTCCTGCAGGGGAAGGAGTCTGCGGCGCTGCCGGCTTTCCACGACACGGACACGCCGGTACAGGCATCCACAG tcAGAGCACACAGCAAAGAAGACTCCAAGGAGGAGGAGTGCGGCCGGAAGGACGAGAGCTTCTCCATGGACAGCGACCTGGACTATAGCTCGGACGACAACCTCACCTCCATGTGCCACAAAGAGGACGGAGACGGAGGAGGGGGAGGTCTGGATGAAG GAGGAGGTGCGGGGGGCGGAGGCGGCGGGAAGAACCGGCGGAGGAGGACGGCGTTCACCAGCGAGCAGCTGCTGGAGCTGGAGAAGGAGTTCCACTGCAAGAAGTACCTGTCCCTCACCGAGCGCTCCCAGATCGCGCATGCGCTCAAACTGAGCGAAGTGCAGGTGAAGATCTGGTTTCAGAACCGGCGCGCGAAGTGGAAACGCGTGAAGGCTGGAAACGTGAACAACAAGTCCGGGGAGCCGTCCCGGAACCCCAAAATAGTGGTGCCCATCCCCGTGCACGTGAGCCGCTTCGCAATAAGGAGTCAGCACCAGCAGATGGAGCAGGCCAGACCGTAG